Genomic DNA from Theobroma cacao cultivar B97-61/B2 chromosome 3, Criollo_cocoa_genome_V2, whole genome shotgun sequence:
CTCAACTAATATCCATGGGCTCACCAGCTCTTTGGACCTTAACcccataatttttttcttttttttttaatttaaacccATAATTTCTTCTTCAGCAAACGTGGTTTTACATATTTACCTCTTCAATTTCTGTTTCATTTTGGTTCCTTTTCCAATTTTCTCTGCTCCTCAAACATATTGCTGCAAATCGcaacaaagataaaagaagaaagatatataaaaaaaaggtagAAAATGGGTGCGGTGGAACCTAGTTTGGAAGAATTTTTGGAGGAGAAGAAGCGCGTTAGGAACCCTCTTGTCCCTGTTGGTAATTTTCCCATTTCTCCTCTTCAGCTTGTCATTAATTTTTCTGTTTATATCTGTTTTGTTCTTTTgggttttcatttttatttgtagAAGGTTTTGTGGTGTGAATTTTATAGGGTAAATTGTTATTTAAAGTTGCAGTCTTGCAGATCCAATTTGAGGGGGTTAAAAgatggtattttttttttcttggaagGATGTTTCTGATAAAATTTGAACCTTTAATCTTTAATGGAGAAATATTTGTTATTATGTTAAATTATCAAAGCCCGATAGCCAATTTGCTGCTAACTAATCCAATGCTAGTTAGCAACCCCATTTCCAGTGCTTTATTCCTTTAAACAAAATAAGGCTGAAGTGTGAAAAGTGTGAAAAGTGTGAAGAGTAATTCAGGGTTTCTAAACTTGTGTGAGCTAACTGCTTTGATTTGTTTTGAGGAGAACAAACTTTTAAGTTCCCAATCCAGCATAATCGCAGCTAAGTCTATGTGGAATAATCTAGTAAGTGATGTCATGTATGCTTGgagtttccttttttatttgacTCCAAAAATGGTTGTGACTTTCACAAGTCACAGCAagatttattttgagttattgCTTAAGTTTGCACGGATgaagaaatttaatatttaggGCTTAACCCAGCACCTCTCGTGGTGTTCTTGTGTTTTGTATCCAAGTGGTAGTCATTAATTTCTGAATGCTGCTCCTGAAAGGATGTAACAGGAGACTTTTGTGGATGGTAGCTCTTGTCATAAAGTTGGAGGAGTGTATTTCTTTACTTATTGTTCTAGCTCCTAGGACTAATTAATTGCTTGGCCTcaccttcattttctttttgtttcatcGTAATAGAAATAGTAACGTGTGAAACTATGTTGAGCCTGTGAGCATATTCGAAATATTTCagtagagaaattgaaatttctctTCACTAGTTTTTGGCCAAGTTTATGGGTTCAGCATGAAGCAATGGGCATCCTATATTTTGATAGCTGCTATTGGCTATATGCTGTTTTCAAAGTAATATAAGCTGTTTGTGGCAAGATTTCATTTATAATTGACAATTAGATGATCATTGCTTCACTTTGACTTCAGTTCACCAATGCCATTAATAGCTTGAATAGtaagatatttgtttttttatttattgactGTCAATTAGTGAGATGCTGTTGCTCTGATCAAAACTAGGCATGGAGAGTTTGTGTTTAACAGTTAGGAACCCGGAAGACATATGTCCCAAACTTAATCAATCACCTACCTTGCAATGTTCTATATTACAAACTCCAAGCCTTTTACCAAGAATTTgactttaatttattatctAACCAATTTAGAAAGTTGACACTGGGGTGGGTGcttaaatcaaacttttatCCAACCTAGAAAAAACCTATTTGAACCTATGATGCCTCTTAAGATTTTAACAACCTAAGTGCTTGATATAGTACTTTGTTCAATTTGGTCCTATTTGTTGTCATTCTAAACTTCAACTAGTCTTTAGATTGTTTGCTgctttttccttgttttgcTGACGATCTTGTCAGATTGATATAGTTTTTGTCACTTTAGGTATTTGCTTCATGTTATAGATGTTGTTAGGCCATCTGAAATACAGAatctattttcttctttctctcttttcatcTGCTATAGCATTTTCCTGATATGATATTCTTACTGTTACTTGGAAATGGAAATAGTTATGGTTCAAGTATCTTAGACATATGTGTACTTTACAGGTGCACTTATAACTGCTGGAGTGCTTACTGCTGGGTTAATAAGTTTTAGACAAGGCAATTCTCGCTTGGGTCAGGTGCTAATGAGAGCTAGGGTTGTAGTTCAGGGGGCTACAGTTGCACTTATGGTTGGCACTGCATACTACTACGGGGATAATCCTTGGAAATCGAGATAGACTCTGTGGACTGCTAAGTGTCTTGTAGTTCTCATAATGGCCATATTACTAATCGCAGGACCGTGTGTCCTCGCCAGTAACATTTGAGTACTATTTTTTATCTCTTTACATGATCCAAATTTGCTTAGTTGCAaccattatttttattttgataagcATATTTTGTACCTATATGTTCAACAAAAGCATCATACCAAGAAAACAAATGCCCTTAGATGATACATTttggaaataaattgaatgtgCTGGTTGCACCATTCTTTCTTTGCATGAGTTTTTCTGAGAATTCTATATATGGAATATGTTAGTGAACAGAAAACAACAAATCTCCTTTTCTCCATTGCAATGGCAGGGCATCATTTctgtaaattttttgttaaagcGAATTGCTTTCATATAGGGTGAGAATCAGATGTTCTAGACCTTCCTATGAGAGAAGTTGAAAGTGCTGGTTAGCATTTATCATGGACAAGAATTGCATAAAAAGGCCAATGTTCATCATTGAGGCTTCCTTTTTATCTATCAGACATTGCAGTTAACCATCCTTAATGTCCATAACAGAAatgatcatttttcttctatttgaAAGAccattttatcaaattatgatGATAATCAATCTACCCTGACAAGAATCGTTTGCCAATCGTGCTTCCAAGCTCACCATGGTTGTCATTACCACTATTAGCCCTCTTCTTCCTTGCAATTTAGATGTTTTTCTAGAACCTTAGCCTCTGTTTTTATTCACTTCTAGAAATCATTTACTGGTCTCCATTGGATCCTGTATGCCAGACGATTTTTGACCATGACGTCTGATAGGCCAAAAGCCAGCTGTCGAAATACGAGGATACGAAGACAGAAAATCTGTCTTTATCCCCCTGGAAAAACTAGCGGCTAACGTGTGTAGTGCAAAAGCTGTCGACACCAGTGTATTTAGTACTTTGAAAAACCATACCACAAACGCTGAGCACAAAGAGTCCGGCCCCAACCCACATACCAACAAGCCTCATTGACCACCTTATCCTCTGGAATTTCTCTCCACAACTCCAAATAAATCCCACAATATCCCGCTCAGCCGCGCCCCCCCACATGGCCACTCTCTTTAAACCCATGTGTATTTGTTTCTCCTCTTTATATAAATCCCTGGAGACCCTTGTGTTCATGAGACTTTCTTTTATCTGTCAATGGGGGTGAATGCATGCCTAGCTATGTGCTCCTGCTGCCTCAATGGGAGAAAGAAATTGCAGCTGGGGGTGAATTCTAGGAGACAGAGGCGACAATGGGGCAGCGGGTCAGTTAAAACGAAAGTGCTGAAGCTCCAGAGAGTCGTGCCACGCAGCCATGGGCTGCACCTCGATCAGCTTTTGGTTCATACAGCTGACTACATCTTGCAGTTGAGGTTGCAAGTTAGTGTTCTGGAGGATCTTGTCAAATTCCATGAGCCATGAGGCCTTATGCATGCGTTTCTGTACTGATGAaaaatcttttgttttctccttATTGTAAAATTTCCTCCATAATTCtacttcattttcatgaatgtGGAGTGATAGTCATATATTGGCGCACCAAGCCCTGCAATCTCACCATATCCATATAGCTTTTGAGAGGACAAAAAATTTAGCCAATTCAATGGGAAATCATTGCTTCACCTTATTTCTGTTGATTAATCTGCAAAACCATGCATGTTcaaaaaatgtattttcaaatcacaagttacttctttttttctcatttcaacCACTTCCAGAAGGGTAGGGACAAAGGGTCAAAACACAAGTACCAGTATAAATAATGGTTTTAGTGTTTTTTCTTGATATTTTAATGATTGATCTAAACAAATTATTGAACGTACAGATTTAACAAAAGGAATCAAATATTGGgttaaaaaatgtaattaaaagCAGAAAATTCTTGAACTGATATGTTCATGTTAATGCCTACCTTGCAGTCTTTgctgttttcctttttttttttcggttGAGCAACAGAAAGAACTACATTTACAAACTACGCCACCCAGAGAAAAAAGGTACCTTCATCATTGAGTGAAGAAGCAATAGGACAAAGAACAAGATCACACCATCACCATTACTGAAGCCCAATAAAGCTCCTTCCGTTTCTTCCTCTTCTCCAACGACACCTCGTCCTCCATTCTCACCCCAGCAACACTAAAGACAACccagaagagaaaaagaaacaaaaagggttATGTTACTGCTTTGACATCAGAGAAGAAAGCTTTAAAAGCTTTGGTTCATTGCGCAGacagagaaagaagaaaacaggCGTTTGGCGTGTTTGGTATGCAGAAGCACTGTTGGATCATTCAatttctgttttgtttttctctttttaaggCAGAAGTTCATGTTTCCTTGTCAAAaccaatttaataaatttccaTATTGTTAAGATTACTGTACAAATTATCCAGACAGAGTTATAATAGATAAtttgtatatttattttaacagATATGAAATATTGGAGCATATGATTACAATTCTTCTCGACATATTGATATGATCAGAATAATATCAAGAGAATGACACAAATGTAGAATTTGAATCTTACTTACATGGGAAAAAAACCATTAATTGGAAAGTGGAAATTGTGCATCAAGTTCAACCATATGCTTGAGAATATGGAAAAtatctttcttatttctttacCTACCGAGCAATTTACCAATTTTCctgaaagagaataaaaataaatagaccGCAGCAAACAGTCATTTTCCCTAGGAAAACCTCCCTATTGTACCTTTTAGgaaccaaaaattttcttatttatgattaagaaaatgaagaattgGGAACTGGTAGCAGTTCAATACCAACCCATTTGCGTTCGGTTCGCGGTTATCTGACCTGTTGTTGAAGAAACTTGGTCAACTGCAAACAATTTTCTGACTCTCTCgccttctccttcttcttcctctcctTGGCGTTTGTGGTATGCTTATTGCTTTCATCTCTCTTGGATTAATTAATGATTGTTTGAGCTTTTTAGTGTCAATCTTGATGGTATCGACTTGTGATTTATGAGCATCAGCTTGCTCCTTGACCTTTCTGATCATTGCCAAATGCAAAAACTAGTTTACATTTTCGAGTTGTAGGTATTGGGGATTAATTTTTTGTCAGTCTCTGAACTTTGGAAGCAGGCAtgggtttctccttggaaaaaTTTCAACTTCCCTTACTAGGGGTTTTGATGTTTTCATCTACTTAGTAGAACTTTTAGTTTTCTGATAAACACTGAGACCTGAGGATCAGGTTTGACTTTTGGCTGTAATTCAGGTCTGGTAACCTCAACACAATCGTTAGCAAAGACAAAGATACTGAAACATGGAGACCAGGAAACAGATTCCTTTCGATGTGATCTTCGACATTTTCACAGACCTTCCTGTTAAGTCCCTGGTAAGATTCAGGTGTGTTTCCAGGATCTGCTCCTCCATTATAACCTGCCAAGATTTTGCCAAAATGCATTCAAGTCCATATTCCAGGATCAAATCCAGGTCCCTATTGACACCAACCATTATCATAAGCTGTTCCACCGAGCTTCAATCTGCTCAGATGTTCTTCTCCGCAGAGCTTCATGAAGGGTCTGTGTCAGTATCAGCTGTTCACCTCAGGACCATCCCTCCTCGATTCTCCCGCTACACTACCCCTTCAGTTAATGGGATAATCTGCATGGACTTTGGCCTTTGTGCCACCATCTTTAACCCCAGTACTCGACAGGCTATTACTTTACCATTCGTTTGCCCTCCCAACTCTCCAGCTGCTGCTTCTACTTCCTTTTGCGTGAACTCATTTGGGTTTGATCCCATCACTGAGTGTTACAAGGTCTTGAACACTTGGGCTGTTTCAGGGAAGGCTACTGAGTACAGGGTCTATACTTTGGGGACAAACAACTCCTGGAGACTGCTTGGTGGCGGACCCTCTCATTCTCCTAAGAGGGAAAGCGTTTGCATCGATGGGATCATATATTTCAAGTGCCATCACTCTTCAGTCCTAATTGCATTTCATCTCCACATGGAGAAATTCCATGAGATTCGACTTCCAGAACGTGTCTTCAATTGGAGAAGTGATTTAATACAATTTGCTGGGCGCTTGGCCCTTGTTGATACTCAATTTGATTCTCAGTCCAATTCTATCAACATTTGGCTGTTAGAAGACCATCTTAGGAATGAATGGATTGGACATAGTATCACCTTCCCTACTTTctggaaagaaattgaagggtACAAAAACTTTTTGGTTGTTGGCACCATTCATACAGGTGAGATTTTGCTGGCACCATGCACTTTGTTGAAGCACTTTTGCGTGTATATCTATGATCTGCATAGGAGAATGAGACGGATTGAATTGTCTGGACTGCCTGAACAGCGGcctcttgatttttcttccAACGCTGTTAAAGTCACCAATTATGAGCAGAACATTTTGTGCTTGGCATAAGTAATTACTCCCATCAGCCTCCTTCTGAACCTTCAATATCTTGttcatttgttttaatttagaatTCAGCTCGTGAAGTTAAGCAACCTGTTGAAATATTCATATATAGAACAGTTAATctattcttgtttttttttctttgaaagttCAGTTGTATTCATAACTGAGGGAACAAACATTCATCTTTGGTCAGTATAAGATGATTTTGCTCTGATATTCTTAGATTACAGAACATCATAACAAAATCCTccccaaaagagaaaaacctaCGCCCTATACAATTGATACAACCCCCAGCCGCAGAAGCACCCCAAACCCTAAGCATCATGTTGAGAGCTCTGTAATTCCAGCTGgtaaaaaggaaggaaaagtaTCAGGCGCCAAGGTCAACTGGAAGAAAGAAGTTTTTAATGGTTTTTAGTTTAATGAAACGTTCAATGTGCTGTCGTTTTgggttttattttgtttctgttTGATGGCTTAAACGCCTCTTGCCAGTGTCGTTTTGTTTTTGCTGGATGTTAGGTTGAAAAGCCacgtttttatttctttgctgtatgtttttctttcttagctGTTGAAGGCCGTTGCAGGACACGAAAACCCATTTTCTGCTGCTGTGCAtaactatttttcttctcttgtttCCTGTTTCAATGCCGAGTATTTCGGATGGGTTGTTAGTactcatatatatacactcaacaaaagaatgaaaaggtgatttttattctctaatttttcttcatcaaaaaCTTCTGCTCCCAACTCCtttgttcttcatttttgtgttcttcaattaatcttgagaaattttaacatggtatcagagccttaAAGTGATCTTGAGGGACTATTTTCTAGTTTGCTGTTTGTTATTCACTGTTGCTTACGAATTCCTGTTTTTCTGCTTTGGTTTGTGAGAATGGCTACAATTGGATTTAGCACCTCTGCTCCTCCAGTTTTCACTGgagaaaattatgttttttggTCGGTGAAGATGCAGTCCTATCTCAAGGCCTTCCGTCTTTAGGAGGTGGTGGAGATCGGGACTAAACCAGAGCAACATTATGCTAATCCAACCTTAGCTCAGATAAGGTAGTTTGAGGAAGACAAGTCAAAGAGGTATAAGGCTCTTTCCAGTTTACAATCTACAATTTCTGATGAGATTTTCTCTAGGATAATGCATTTAGATAACCTAAAGGATGTATGGGATCATTTAAGAGAGGAATTTTATGGTAGTGATCGAACTAGAAGAATCCAAGCTTTGAATCTGTCTAGACAATTTGAAATGCTGTAAATGGAGGATAATGAGACTATCAGAGAATTTTCTGGGAAGATGTTGGGGTTAGTGAATCAACTTAGGCTGCTAGGGAAGGAGATGGATGAGGAAAGGTTAGTAAGCAAGATGCTGGTAGCATTACCAGAAAAGTATGAGTCAAAAATCTTATCATTAGAGGACTCTAAGGACATTAGTCAGATGACCTTAAAGGAACTTGTGAGTGCACTGGAAGGCTTAGAGCAGAGGAGAGCTTTCAGGCAGAAAGGTCTTGTTGAGAATGCCCTGGTAGTGAGATCAAAAAATGTGAAACCTGAAAATGGTAATTCTAGGAAAATGAAACTGAAAGGAAAGATAAAGGAAAG
This window encodes:
- the LOC18603860 gene encoding RING-H2 finger protein ATL48, which encodes MGAVEPSLEEFLEEKKRVRNPLVPVGALITAGVLTAGLISFRQGNSRLGQVLMRARVVVQGATVALMVGTAYYYGDNPWKSR
- the LOC18603862 gene encoding F-box protein At5g65850 — its product is METRKQIPFDVIFDIFTDLPVKSLVRFRCVSRICSSIITCQDFAKMHSSPYSRIKSRSLLTPTIIISCSTELQSAQMFFSAELHEGSVSVSAVHLRTIPPRFSRYTTPSVNGIICMDFGLCATIFNPSTRQAITLPFVCPPNSPAAASTSFCVNSFGFDPITECYKVLNTWAVSGKATEYRVYTLGTNNSWRLLGGGPSHSPKRESVCIDGIIYFKCHHSSVLIAFHLHMEKFHEIRLPERVFNWRSDLIQFAGRLALVDTQFDSQSNSINIWLLEDHLRNEWIGHSITFPTFWKEIEGYKNFLVVGTIHTGEILLAPCTLLKHFCVYIYDLHRRMRRIELSGLPEQRPLDFSSNAVKVTNYEQNILCLA